A section of the Saccopteryx leptura isolate mSacLep1 chromosome 4, mSacLep1_pri_phased_curated, whole genome shotgun sequence genome encodes:
- the CTF1 gene encoding cardiotrophin-1 isoform X1 produces the protein MSRREGSLEDPQADSSVSPLPLLEAKIHQTHSLARLLTKYAEQLLQEYVQHQGDPFGLPGFSPPRLSLAGLSAPSPGHAGLPAPERLHLDAGALAALPPLLDVVRRLQAELNPRASRLLRRLEDAARQARALSAAVEAVLAALGAELRGPRPEAAAAAAAAAAAAAGVFPAKVLGLRVCGLYREWVSRTEADLGQLVPGGPP, from the exons ATGAGCCGAAGGGAGGGAAGTCTGG AAGACCCCCAGGCTGACTCCTCAGTCTCACCCCTTCCCCTATTGGAGGCCAAGATCCATCAGACACACAGCCTTGCCCGCCTCCTCACCAAATATGCTGAGCAGCTGCTTCAGGAATAT GTGCAGCACCAGGGAGACCCCTTCGGGCTGCCCGGCTTCTCGCCTCCGCGCCTGTCGCTGGCGGGCTTGAGCGCCCCGAGCCCGGGCCACGCGGGCCTGCCGGCGCCGGAGCGGCTGCACCTGGACGCGGGGGCGCTGGCCGCGCTGCCGCCGCTGCTCGACGTGGTGCGCCGCCTGCAGGCCGAGCTGAACCCGCGCGCGTCGCGCCTGCTGCGGCGCCTGGAGGACGCGGCGCGCCAGGCCCGGGCCCTGAGCGCCGCGGTGGAGGCCGTCCTGGCCGCGCTGGGCGCCGAGCTCCGCGGGCCGCGGCCCGAGGCCGCCgcagccgctgccgccgccgccgccgccgccgccggcgtCTTCCCCGCCAAGGTGCTGGGGCTGCGCGTGTGCGGCCTCTACCGCGAGTGGGTGAGCCGCACCGAAGCCGACCTGGGCCAGCTGGTGCCCGGAGGGCCGCCCTGA
- the CTF1 gene encoding cardiotrophin-1 isoform X2, with amino-acid sequence MSRREGSLDPQADSSVSPLPLLEAKIHQTHSLARLLTKYAEQLLQEYVQHQGDPFGLPGFSPPRLSLAGLSAPSPGHAGLPAPERLHLDAGALAALPPLLDVVRRLQAELNPRASRLLRRLEDAARQARALSAAVEAVLAALGAELRGPRPEAAAAAAAAAAAAAGVFPAKVLGLRVCGLYREWVSRTEADLGQLVPGGPP; translated from the exons ATGAGCCGAAGGGAGGGAAGTCTGG ACCCCCAGGCTGACTCCTCAGTCTCACCCCTTCCCCTATTGGAGGCCAAGATCCATCAGACACACAGCCTTGCCCGCCTCCTCACCAAATATGCTGAGCAGCTGCTTCAGGAATAT GTGCAGCACCAGGGAGACCCCTTCGGGCTGCCCGGCTTCTCGCCTCCGCGCCTGTCGCTGGCGGGCTTGAGCGCCCCGAGCCCGGGCCACGCGGGCCTGCCGGCGCCGGAGCGGCTGCACCTGGACGCGGGGGCGCTGGCCGCGCTGCCGCCGCTGCTCGACGTGGTGCGCCGCCTGCAGGCCGAGCTGAACCCGCGCGCGTCGCGCCTGCTGCGGCGCCTGGAGGACGCGGCGCGCCAGGCCCGGGCCCTGAGCGCCGCGGTGGAGGCCGTCCTGGCCGCGCTGGGCGCCGAGCTCCGCGGGCCGCGGCCCGAGGCCGCCgcagccgctgccgccgccgccgccgccgccgccggcgtCTTCCCCGCCAAGGTGCTGGGGCTGCGCGTGTGCGGCCTCTACCGCGAGTGGGTGAGCCGCACCGAAGCCGACCTGGGCCAGCTGGTGCCCGGAGGGCCGCCCTGA